The proteins below come from a single Papaver somniferum cultivar HN1 chromosome 11, ASM357369v1, whole genome shotgun sequence genomic window:
- the LOC113323823 gene encoding MLP-like protein 43 — MAKISMVQTFLRLGLLTLVLIGMSQIVGAQVETELKCSADKFYNLFRHNMMQLTTIFPQNFKSIKIVKGDGKSVGSIWQWHYVLPGASSKVMMLKEIVKSVDEDNRSITFSAVGGDLFTQYKSFEITMTVTPKDVDNIEESGSKVKWWIQYEKRTEDAPSPDAYIGLAVHVTKELGHYLLQ; from the exons ATGGCTAAAATCAGCATGGTACAAACCTTTCTTAGACTAGGGTTGCTCACACTAGTTTTGATAGGGATGAGCCAAATTGTTGGGGCTCAGGTTGAAACTGAACTCAAGTGTTCTGCAGACAAATTCTATAATTTGTTTAGGCACAATATGATGCAGTTGACTACAATTTTTCCTCAAAATTTCAAAAGCATCAAAATTGTCAAAGGTGATGGTAAAAGCGTGGGTTCTATCTGGCAATGGCACTATGTTTTACCAG GGGCGTCTTCTAAAGTAATGATGCTCAAGGAAATTGTTAAATCTGTGGATGAGGATAATAGGTCGATCACATTCAGTGCTGTGGGAGGAGACTTATTTACTCAGTATAAGAGTTTTGAAATCACAATGACTGTAACTCCTAAAGATGTTGATAATATTGAAGAGTCTGGTAGCAAAGTGAAATGGTGGATACAGTATGAGAAACGAACAGAAGATGCTCCTAGTCCTGATGCATATATCGGCCTTGCAGTTCATGTTACTAAAGAGTTGGGTCACTACCTTCTCCAGTAG